A region of Pseudopipra pipra isolate bDixPip1 chromosome 10, bDixPip1.hap1, whole genome shotgun sequence DNA encodes the following proteins:
- the LOC135419680 gene encoding phospholipid scramblase 1-like, protein MMQGPQPATAPGVPFGSPQHVPGPYQGAGNYGFQVQPMGFPGGPAFPPVQNQPVMQGGTIWMPIPPSIPNCPPGLEYLTQIDQILIHQQIELLEILTGFETQNKYELKNALGQRVYFAAEDTDCLTRNCCGPSRPFTIRIIDNMGREVITLQRPLRCSSCCCPCCLQEVEVQAPPGTRVGYVVQNWHACLPKFTIQDEKGTDILKITGPCVVCSCCEDVNFEVKSLDETCTVGRISKHWTGFVKEAFTDADNFGITFPMDLDVKMKAVMIGACFLIDFMFFEHGADKNQRSGVW, encoded by the exons ATGATGCAAG GACCTCAACCTGCCACAGCACCTGGAGTCCCCTTTGGCTCCCCTCAGCACGTCCCTGGGCCTTACCAAG GTGCAGGGAACTATGGCTTCCAAGTACAGCCCATGGGATTCCCAGGCGGACCTGCTTTTCCACCTGTCCAGAACCAGCCCGTCATGCAGGGGGGGACAATTTGGATGCCTATCCCTCCTTCTATTCCCAACTGCCCTCCTGGACTGGAATACCTCACACAG ATTGACCAGATATTAATTCATCAGCAAATTGAACTTCTTGAGA ttttgactGGCTTTGAAACACAGAACAAATATGAGCTCAAGAATGCACTGGGGCAAAGGGTGTACTTTGCAGCAGAGGACACTGACTGCCTTACCAGGAATTGCTGTGGGCCATCACGACCCTTCACCATCCGGATTATAGACAACATGGGCCGTGAGGTGATAACGCTGCAGAGGCCTCTCCGCTGTTCTTcgtgctgctgtccctgctgtttGCAGGAG GTGGAAGTTCAGGCACCTCCAGGAACAAGAGTTGGTTATGTTGTCCAGAACTGGCATGCCTGCCTGCCAAAGTTTACCATTCAAGATGAGAAAGGAACGGATATACTGAAAATTACTGGCCCATGTGTTGTCTGCAGCTGTTGTGAGGATGTTAATTTTGAG GTGAAGTCTCTGGATGAGACTTGTACTGTTGGGAGGATTTCTAAGCATTGGACTGGGTTTGTAAAAGAAGCCTTTACAGATGCAGATAACTTTGGAATCACATTCCCAATGGACCTTGATGTGAAAATGAAAGCTGTTATGATTGGAGCTTGCTTCCTTATT GACTTCATGTTTTTTGAGCATGGTGCTGATAAGAACCAGCGATCGGGAGTTTGGTGA